From the genome of Hemiscyllium ocellatum isolate sHemOce1 chromosome 11, sHemOce1.pat.X.cur, whole genome shotgun sequence:
CACAAAAGGTAAACATGCAATGGTGACATGAGAAAAATATCTTTTGTGCAACATGTGGTTATTAAGTGAATTATTTCTGCAAAGCGCTAACACGGACACAACCTATGACAACATCACAACAATGCTTCTAACCTAGACTTAGCATGTACAACTAGCGTTATCCAGTTGAAAACTGGATCCTGAtatataaatatttaaataattcTCATGCATTTATAACTTGACTAGGATACTGTTATGTGTGGTGCTTCCTCATGAAGCAAGGGCTGTGGGATGGTAGGGGTGGAGCTGGAGAAGTTGAACATGATACTGGTTCTCATCCTTGTGGCTATGGGCTCCACTGACAAAACTGATCACTCTTGGTTAAGACAGCAAACAATTGAGTAGTATCACTCACTAAAGCTACTGAGGGGTCAAGATGTGTGATTTTCATACGATGTGGTATTCGCTGGCAGTGATAACTGTAGTCATCCACACTCCCATCGTCCTCTGTGTCTACTGCAGCTTGAGTCGTGTGAGGATCCAAATAGATTAGTTCATCTCCTGCATAGACAGAATATTCAGTGCAAGAGCAGATGAATGATGCAAAAAAAATTTAGTAACTGCTCAATTCAAAAGCTTTCAAGAGATAATTTTGCATCAAATAACTACTATACCAAAACAAAGTGACTAATGTATATTCTTTAAGATCTTGTCATTACATCTCATGTCCAATGCACAATAAAAATATTCATGCTCCAAAACCTGTACATTACAGGCTGTTCCTAGCCCACTTGGAACTCAAAAGGAACTCCCAAAGAATAAGAGTGTTACAGTTAATTCTTATAACTATGGAATCCTTGTTCCCTGCTGTTTAATCATGAATTCTCACTCAGACATCTTAGTCAAGGTATCGACTGTCAGTATACCTATTGTTCCAGTGAAAGTCATTATTCATTATCACATGGATGTACCTATTTATCTCTAACAGTGGGGGCTCTTGCACTTTCTCAATATTAACAACAGTGAGCACTACATCAGCATGTGATCAAAAATAAAATTGCTCAATAAAGAGGGAGGCAGAGTATTTAATAGAATGTTAccttaaatgggaaaaaaaatcaataaatgtgaTATAAAATAGTTTAGAGTCACAATTGACTAAATATCATACATGACTGCTTCATggtctagtaaaaaatgaggtctgcagatgctggagatcacagctgcaaatgtgttgctggtcaaagcacagcaggccaggcagcatctcaggaatagagaattcgacgtttcgagcataagcccttcatcaggaatggactaCATCATGACTAGGAACCAAATAACGAGAGGAAATAACTTTACAAAAGAGGGGGTGAGCTTGTACAGTACTACAATagtaatatttaaaaggtataaTGCCTTGCATACAACATAATGACATATCAAAATCTGACTATCTTAGATTAAAATAAGGTAATATTGGATGAAGAAAAATGACAAATTATAATGTCAAAACTTCTACAAACATTGTACGGATGATTGCAGAAAAGGCAAAAACAGGTCAATAGGAATGATCAGGTAGGCAGAGAGCCTTTAATGCACAGCTGCTGTGACTAAAtatagcaaaacaaaaaaaaaaactgcatgacGAACAGTTATAGAAGATGTTTGTCAGTGTGGTGAAGAGGAGAATTAAAATGGCAGAATATAtaagcagtaaaaaatgaggtctgcagatgctggagatcacagctgcaaatgtgttgctggtcaaagcacagcaggttaggcagcatctcaggaatagagaactcgacgtttcgagcataagcccttcatcaggaataagagagagagagccaagcaggctgagataaaaggtagggaggagggactagggggaggggcgatggaggtgggataggtggaaggaggtcaaggtgagggtgataggccggagtggggtgggggcggagaggtcaggaagaggattgcaggttaggagggcggtgctgagttgagggaaccgactgagacaaggtggggggaggggaaatgaggaagctggagaaatctgaattcataccttgtggttggagggttcccaggcggaagatgaggcgctcctcctccagccgtcgtgtagttgtgttctgccggtggaggagtccaaggacctgcatgtcctcggtggagtgggagggggagttaaagtgttgagccacggggtgattgggttggttggttcgggcggcccagaggtgttctctgaagcgttccgcaagtaagcggcctgtctcaccaatatagaggaggccacatcgggtgcagcggatgcaatagatgatgtgtgtggaggtacaggtgaacttgtggcggatatggaaggatcccttggggccttggagggaagtgagtgtggaggtgtgggcgcaagttttacatttcctgcggttgcaggggaaggtgccgggggtggaggttgggttggtggggggtgtggatctgacaagggagtcacgaagggagtggtccttgcggaacgctgataggggaggggagggaaatatatccttggtggtggggtccgtttggaggtggcggaaatggcggcggataatacgttgtatgcgcaggttggtggggtggtaggtgagaaccagtggggttctgtcttggtggcggttggaggagcggggctcaagggcggaggagcgggaagtggaggagatgcggtggagggcatcgtcgatcacgtctggggggaatctgcggtccttgaagaaggaggccatctgggttgtgcggtgttggaattggtcctcctgggagcagatgcggcggagacgaaggaattgggaatatgggatggcgtttttacagggggcagggtgggaggaggtgtagtccaggtagctgtgggagtcagtcggtttataatagatgtctgtgttgagtcggtcgcccgagatagaaatggaaaggtctaggaaggggagggaggagtctgagacagtccaggtgaatttcaggtcgggatggaaggtgttagtaaagttgatgaactgttcaacctcctcgtgggagcacgaggcagcgccgatacagtcatcgatgtagcggaggaaaaggtggggggtggtgccagtgtagttgcggaagatggactgttccacatatcctacgaagaggcaggcatagctggggcccatgcgggtgcccatggcaactcctttagtttggaggaagtgggaggattgaaaagagaagttattcagggtgaggaccagttcagtcagtcgaaggagggtgtcagtggaagggtactggttagtgcggcgggaaaggaagaagcggagggctttgagtccttcgtgatgggggatggaggtgtacagggactggatgtccatagtgaaaataaggcgttggggaccggggaagcgaaaatcctggaggaggtggagggcgtgggtggtgtcccgaacgtaggtggggagttcttggactaaaggggacaggaccgtgtcgaggtattgggagatgagttcggtggggcaggagcaggctgagacaatgggtcggccggggcaggcaggtttgtggattttgggcaggaggtagaaacgggcggtgcggggttgtgggactatgaggttggaggcggtggatgggagatcccctgaggtgatgaggtcctggatggtctgctttgaccagcaacacatttgcagaatatATAAGCAGTAATTATTCAGCAAAGATTATCTGACAATTATCAGTAACTCATCCCAATTGGCAGACCAGGAAAATGTTACATTCTGAATGGAATACCACACCCTGTTGTACCAGAGCTCTAAAGTCatgtttataaaaatcacaaagttgTACAATACTCGAACAATTCAGTACTCTGTTCTGATTTGTCCACCATGCAATATGATTTGACTACAAGCAAGTTGCGGAGTTTACTTTATCTTTTTGCATTACTCAGTGCCGACATTATAATTTTGAACGGCTACTGAAACTGGTAACTCAAGTAATTACATTCAGTACTTACCGAGAAATCCTATAAAATAATAAGCATTGTTTGGTTTTCCACCTAAGACTCCTAAAGACTGAGGCATTTTAAAACATTCCTGAAACAGACAAGGAAGAAAAGATTAAGAGAAGTGAAAATAAAAGTTTTAGTTACTAGGAGAGGGTGGCGGACCTCAGCTTAACTAACATGATTAAAAATTGATATTAAACTATGAATACTGGAAGTCCAAAGTAAAAAGAGATAATGCTGGATGTATACAATAGGTCACCCAAACTCCAAAGAGAAAATaataaattaatgtttcagatacaaaaacagaaattgtctgaaaagctcagcagatctggcagcatggcaaaagtgaggactgcagatgctggacatcagagtgaagatcagagtgatgctggaaaagcatagcaggtcaggcagcatctgagcagcaggaaaatctacgtttcgggcaggagctcttcatcagatctggcagcaagcgtgcagagaaatcagagttaatgtttcaaatcgagTTACCCTTCCTTAAAACAGAGTTCTGAGAAATGgccactcaacccaaaacatcaactctgatttctctccacgcgTGCTGCCATATACCTGCTGAGCTTTggcttgtttctgatttacagcaaccacagttcttttggcttttatttaatgtttcAGATACATGTGGTGTCAAGTATTTAAGTATGCAAGTGACTTAATTAAGGTGTATACTCTCAAACAATATTTTGATTTGAGTTCAGGTCGGAATGTTTTCAGACGCAAAATTTCTAGTGACCAGTTGGTAAATTTTGAAAATTACTGACAAAGCAAAAGTATTCAGAAGCCAAAGTTTTGAATGAGTCATATTTATAATAGGTTATAGACTTTGAGACCTGAGAATGACGATAGGCTGCTGCCAACAAATGTTCGAGAGATATACTCTTGTTAAACAAAGGGGACAAATAGCCATAGTACAGCTCATATCATTAAGCTGATAGGGCGCCTCTCAGGTTCAACTTCCTCTGGGGCATAAGTCTTCCTTCTGCTAAaaacacccccccgccccccccgatCCAATGTAAAACCAATAAGCATAAAGATCAAGAAACCACCTGATAAAAAAATACCAGAAGAAGAGATGAATTTTCAACTTGCCTTTAACGCATTAATGTAAACTGGATTGATGTGGTTTATTCCCATACGTAGAGGTATGATCAGCAAAAGTGGTTTCCAATCCTTACAGTGCACGGATACAGTCTGGTTTTTGGACACATCACCTCTGTATAGTGAGGTATCTGTTTGTAACCTGCAATTTTCAGACCAATGTTTGCAAAGTTTTTCTGAAAGAATtttaagaaaaacagaattagTAACAAATGGAGAATGTATGGTGTTAAATAGGCTTCTTCACTGTGTCACTACCAACATACTAATTGTCTTCAGTGTGACAAAACCACCTTGCACAATTGCATTAATGATGACATTGTTTGCCAAAGGAAAGTTGTGACAGTGGAAATTGTCTGGTAAAACAGACAATAAAAGTTAGTTAAAGGAAAACCTTACTAATTTAACCTTTTTAGAAGTAATGGAAGGGAGGAAAAGATGGTCAGTGAGAAAGACACCAAAAAGAAAGgcatgaaacaaaaacatttctcCTGACGAGTTCGGGAATGTTTTAATCCAAGAGTTCTCAAAATTGCAGCACATAACAATTCactaaaataatgatggaaatgcACTTCACCATTATGCCTTTTAGAGTCATCGAcatatacagcagagaaacagacccttcagtccaactggtccataccgaacagataacctaaattaatctagtcccatgtgccagtattcagtccatatccctctaaatccttcctattcccagaaccatccagatgcctcttaagtgttgtaattataccagcctccaccacttcttttggcatCCTTATTACATACATGCATCACCAGCtatgtgaaagagttgccctttaaatcccttttaaatctttcccccctcacttaaacatatgccttctagttctggactctcccaccccagggaaaacaccttgtctatttaccctacccatgcccctcatgattttataaacctctataaggtcacccctcatcctctttCCTCcaagaaaacagccccaccctgttcaacctttcccaatagctcaatccctccaaacctggcaatatccttgggaatctttttctgaaccttttcaagtttcacaaaatccttctgcTAGGAacgagatcagaattgcacgcaatattccaaaagtggcctaaacaatgtcctgtacagctgcaacgtgacctcccaactcctattctcaatgctctaccaataaaggaaagcataccaaatgccttcttcactatcctatctaactgcgactccactttcaaggaactatgaaccttcaatccaaggtctctttgctcagcaacaatccccaggaccttaccatgaagtgtataagtcctgctctgatttgcctttccaaattgcagcacctcacatttatttaaattaaactctgccactcctcagcccattggcccatctgatcaagattccgttgtactcagaggtaaatttctttgctgtccactacacctccaattttggtgtcatgtgcaatcttactaactatacctcctaagttcacatccatattatttacataaatggcaaaaagcagtgctgatcctcgtggcacaccactggtcacaggcctccagttgaaAAGCAACGCTCCACCACCAGCATTCATCTTCTACTTtcaagacagttctgtatccacatggctagttctccctgtattccacgagatctaacctgctaaccagtctaccatgaggtaccttgtcaaacgccttactgaagtccatatagatcacgtccacaactctgctctcatcaagcctcttcattacttcttcaaaaactcaatcaagtttgtgagatatgatttctcacgcacaaagccatgttgactctctttAATCAGTCCCTGActtttcaaatatatgtaaatcccgTCCCTCAGagttccctccaacaatttgcccaccaccaatgtcaggattagtctatagttccctggcctttcccacctttcttaaatagtgacatcaTGTTAGCTTTCTGCTGGCACAAATGTTTCTTTTAGAGctatcagaatcaaaaagtgcaaaatactcaattgccatattttgttttaaacataaAGATAGCGAGTGATTAGGCTAACAGCCAATAAGGGAAATCACTAAACTTAAAAAGAGAAAGCTGAAGTTAATTGCATTGGAACCAAAGTTAACTAACTTTAATATTGCCACGTAATCATTGTTAATTGTTCACAAatacttaatttttttaaaaaaacaaatgcatGCTAATAAAGTGTGAAATGATCTTCTATGTTGTGAAAGGAAATGCTTAATTTAAACATAAAACCACAGGTGATGGGAAGCTTTGGTTGTGCAAATTTCAGAACTTCCGATATTGGGGCTTTGCTCTTATAATGGTCTGCAGGAGATAGGGTCAAAGGCACTGAAATTCCACCATGGGAATAGGAATTCAGAGAAATTCCCCTGTCCAATATTTTATTGGATGTTCATATTTTTTACTCCTTTAAATGAATATATTTTTAgaaaaaaataatgaacagtGCTAGCAGACAgctttattgtccattcctaactgcccatCAGGAGGAGGCAACGTGTCCCTTTCTGATAGTACATCCAAAATGTTATTAGGCAGGGAGTTTGAGGGTTTTGACCAGGCTGCAATGCAGCCATAAAAATAGCATGAAGGTATTTTAGATCCTCTGCTTTTGAAGACGAATTCTGTAACACCAAAATATCCCAACATGTTATGTTTGTAATTTTGAATTTGGTAAAAGAGGCCATTATTGAGGTTTTAGGGTTGCAAGCAAACAGAAATCTTGTTGAATAAGAGACTTGAACTATTTGTACACTAGAATACAAGTCTTCCGCAACAATATTTTTATGAGGGAAGGTAATCCAATTGCCATGATGTTCCATGGGCATTTAGAATATGCTCAACAGAAACAGGAAGCTTTGGAAACCCCCAAACTATACACTGTTAGCTGTTGAAGTATCAACCACCATCAGTAACTACTTGTTTTTAAAGAGGTGTTCCGACTTACTGGTTCCCCATacactaaaaaaaaaatcaagaaagagTAGAAAAATGAATTCACACTTAAAAAGTATTTTTTCATAATTCTAATCAATTTTCCATAACCTTGCAGATGTTGTGGCAGAGAGTGGTGCTGATCTCCACATTCTGCAACAGAATTCAAACCATTGTTGGCCAGCTCAAAATAATTAATCAAATTCCCATCACACTGCATTAATTAATTGAGGAAGCATTGTTAATGAAGAAAAATATTAACACTCACTGATATCCTCAATAACTACAGTATTGTCCATGGAAATGTAAACTGCCAGTGCATTCCAGTCATCAAATAAAGCAAGCTttctgtggaaaaagaaacaaacattcTTTACTTTCACGTTTACATTTCAATCTGAAGAACAGGGAAAAGGATCTGGAGTTAATTGTACTAAGCAAAATAAATCTTAGACCGAAGGTGATAGTTTAAAAATTTACACATGACATTTGAAAAAAATGCTTCATAAAATGCAACAGTTAGAACTTCCTTTACATTAAAGTCTCGTAAACATGTTTGAATATTGTATTACACCAACAAGAATACTGCAGAGGGTGTGTACAGAATATGATCTCTATAAAACAGCAAGCTAGAGAGTATGTAACTCCACCTAAGGAATGTGACGCTTTGTATTGTTTACTCAGAAGTTGCACTACACTAAAGTGGAATGATTTAGACCATGTTGATGGTGTCCCATTAACTTTCTTGTATTTGGGGGTGACTGCAAAATTTGGTCAGGAAAAATTACAGCTCCTTGTGTGTGTGCTGGCAATTTGCATGAGCAACTCATTTCGTGCCAGGCCCCTTTTCTTTTGCTTCAGATAGTTATCCAATTCTCTATTTCCTTCTGAAAGCCACGACTGAATCTGTATCCATTACACACTCTCAGAAGGAGCATTCCAGAACTCACCCAAGGAAGGGAGGGTGATGACATTAAATTCCATCCAATTTTACGGTTGAGGCTGAACCCTTTTTTTTGTAAGCATCCACCATCACTTCCCTGATTTTATACTCCTTATCTCTATAAAACCAAGGATCCCATTTACCTATTTGACTGCTTTCTCAACCCACCCTGACCACTTCACAATGTGTATTCATGTAATCCCAAGAGCCTCTCCTCTCATATTCACATTAGAATGGCATCCTATAATTTTATATTGCCCTTTCTTGacattcctaccaaaatgtatcacttcacacttctcagtGTTAAGTTTCAACTGCACTTTCCACACGTTTGTCTACATCTACTTAACATCTATCATCATCCTTCTCTCTGTTCATTATACTTAAAAGTTTGGGTCATGTGCAAATTTTTAATATTTTCCCAGCACAGATCAAGAAAATAAATGGCTCTTGAATCAATCCCTGATGAACACCTTTTATCTACATATCCAGTCTAAAAAAGAACCACTCATCACCACACTGTTTCTTATCAGTCAGCCAATTTTATATTCATGTTACTCCTGTCCCTTTTATTCAAAGCTTCTTCATTGTTCACAAGCCTGTTGTGtggtactttatcaaacaccttctggaagtgCATTTACAGCAGATAAACTGCATTATCTACATTAATGCTAACTGTTATTTCATCAAAAAACATAATTAGTTAAATGAAAATTTATTGCAAAAAATCCACATTGACTTTCTTCAATTAATTCACCTTTGTCCAACTGAATGTTAGACTAAAAACTTTCCACTGATGTTAAACAGATTGACCTTTAGTTGCTGAGCTTATTCTGACCCTTTTTTTTGATCAAGGCTGTACCAGCTGCAATTTTCCAGACCCCTGGAGAAACCCCTGTATCTCAGAAGGATCAGATGTACCTCTGCAGCTTCTACAAATAATGCCTTCAGTTGTATTTGAATTAGTTCCAGTGACATCAATCTAAAGCACAGCCAGCCTTCCTAGTAATGCCTTTGTTTCAATATTTAGACTATCCAGTATTTCATCTATCTTCATCTATCTCACTGTGACTTTGGTAGCATATTCTTCCTTGATAAAGATAAATACAAAAACACCTATATACTTCAATTATGACTCCTTCCTTGCAACCATTTCATCCATAAATACCCTTTTTGAATCCTTACTGGCACCAATCCTCCTTAAATCCTTTAACTGTGTACATGCCTATCAAAGACGATTTGCTTCCCTCTATGTCACCTGGTTGTCCCTTCTCATTCGCTCCCTTGGCATTTATTTCTTTCTCAGTTCACCTCTAAACTTACTATGTTCAGCTTGGTTTTCACTCGTACTCTAGTGGCATCTGTTAGTCTCATTAGACCATGGATCTGCACCTAGGAAGTCTTGCTTAAATCTTTGTTGGGACAGCACAGTTTGTTGTGACTGTAGAGGTCCACACAGGAGTGGTAATCTTGGCTGCAGCAACTGCATTTGAAGGCATTGTCCTCCGATGTTGTCTTGGTGCTCTTTTTTCGATGTGTGTGCTTTTCTTCAACAGCAAGTCTCAGCTTTTCTTCTCTTTTCAGACCTCTACATAATTCCAGCCTCCAGCGAGAGCAATCATTTGCAATGTCCTCCCACCTTTCAAAGTTCATGTTCAGTGACTTCATGTCTCCCTTGCAGACATCTTTGAAACGAAGACAGGCCACTCTTGTGCTCTCTTGCTAGAGGCCAGTTCCCCACGCAGCAGGACTTTCAGGATCCTCCTGAATGACATGCAGTGTACATTGCCCAACCACCTGGCGATGGTGTTGTTGGAGCAGGATGAAGAGGCTGGGTATCTAGGCAAGGGCCAGGACCTCATTGTTGGTGACTCAGTCAGTCCACTGATGTCCAGGATGCGAATCAGGCTGCAGAGGTGGAAGGCGTTGAGACGCCATTCTGCTTCATCATACTCTGTCATCCAGGGGGATTTGGCTTTGTTTTTAATAccatttccccttgtgggaattAATCTCAACCATATCCAAACCACCTCTACTTTAAAAACATCTCTTTATTTGTTCACCACCATTAcagactggatgtggcaggactgcagagcttagatatgCTTCAATGGTTGTGGAATCACTAAGCCCTGTTTATCACTTGCTTATGCCGTTTAGCATGCAAGTAAACTTGCTTTGTAGCTTAAACCAGGTCTACACCTAATTTTTAGGTGTGCCAGATGCTGTTCCTGACATGTCCTTCTGCATTCTTCATTGTCATTACCATGAAGCCATAGATCAATCATGG
Proteins encoded in this window:
- the atg4a gene encoding cysteine protease ATG4A isoform X2 → MLRCGQMILAQALICRHLGMDWRWEKGKWQPEQYHRILQSFLDRKDSCYSIHQMAQMGVGEGKSVGEWYGPNTVAQVLKKLALFDDWNALAVYISMDNTVVIEDIKKLCKHWSENCRLQTDTSLYRGDVSKNQTVSVHCKDWKPLLLIIPLRMGINHINPVYINALKECFKMPQSLGVLGGKPNNAYYFIGFLGDELIYLDPHTTQAAVDTEDDGSVDDYSYHCQRIPHRMKITHLDPSVALGFFCNTERDFESWCNSVQKEILKTRNFRMFELVEKHPPHWPPFVPATKPEVQTTGAEFVEPADKLFESEEEFEILNV